The genomic region ATTAAATTTATTCAAAATAAGCTGATCACTATTAGGATAATAGAAACTAACATTATCAAAAATAATATTTCCCGTAACAGTCTTCATACCAATTGGTTGCTCTAAATTACGATTAATTTGTGGCTTTTCATTTAATAATTCATTAATTCTAATTGACGATGTTGATGCATTAGCTAAATTATTAAAAGTACGAACTAATGTCATAATTGGAAAAATTAAAATATTAATTCCTAAAACAAATGAAATAATAATTGGAATTGCTTCAGAATTATCTGCAACCAAAGTTTGATTATGCATCATTATTATCCCTGCTAATAAAATAATAATATTCAAACTAGAAATTCCCATTATCATAAAAGAAACAATTACTGATGATAATGTTACTTGTTTAAGTGAAGTTTTATAATAAATTTTATGAATATCCACAAAACGCTCTTTTTCATAAGTTTCTGTTCCTGATGATTTAATTAAACGAATAACACTAATGCGATCAGTAACATCACCATTAATATTTGTCAAAACTTTGCGAACTTTATAAGTTATTTTTTTAAAAATACCAAACATTACTAATAATGTAACTAAAATTGTTAATGCTGTGATTAAAGCAACAATAGTTAATTTAATGCTAATAGTTAAAAGAATTACAATTGCTCCAACAAAAGTAAAAATTGCTGAAAGAAAACTAATTGGTATTTGTTGTGCTTGGTCACCAATAGTAGCAGTATCAGCAATAACTTTAGTTAAAATTTCACCAGTCTTTTTATTCGTATAAAATTGCATATCTAAATCAACTAAATTATTTAACACTTTATTTCGAATATCAATTTCAATCTTTTTAGCAACAATGCCTCCTAAAAAACTTTGAAAGAAATTAAAAATTCCGGAAGCAAGATAAAGACTAATGATAATAATTACATAACTAATTAACATGCCATAAGGTCCTTGTAAAACATCAGGACTAACTAATTTTTGCGTTATTTTTGGGGTGATAATGACACAAATCGACCCTAAGGCTGTAAAAAGCATTATGATACAACATTGTCATAAATATCTTTTATAGTAAAAAGCAACTACTTTAAAAAAACCACCTTTAAACTTTTTAGAAGAATTATTTTTTTCATCATCTTTATCTTTGTTCATATAAATATATCCTTTCCTAAAAAACCATTTTGAATTTAGAATAATTATACAATAAAAAATATTTATCTGCTTTACTATTTGCAAAATATCTGATTAACAATTAGAAAAATAACTAAAACTTTTACTTTTATTTTTATTACTATTAATAGATAATAAGATTAACGATAGTAAACGAGAGGTGGCAAATTATGACTAACGAACAACTTAAAATATATGGTGATCCATCTCAAAAAATGAATGCAATTCTTGAAATTCACCAACAACTAAAAGAAATTTTTAAAAATTTTCAGTTTAATAATGAAAAAGATTGTATTGAAATTTTATTAGATGAAGAATGCTCTTGAAATACAACAATTGATGTTAAAAATGAAATTACATTTTATATTACTCACAAAACAATAACGACTTCTAATGTCCTATTAATGTGTTATGAATGATACCATTGAGAAATGCCATCTAGTGGTTATCGCTTTACAAAACGCCAAATAAGTCAATT from Spiroplasma endosymbiont of Lonchoptera lutea harbors:
- a CDS encoding ABC transporter ATP-binding protein is translated as MNKDKDDEKNNSSKKFKGGFFKVVAFYYKRYLWQCCIIMLFTALGSICVIITPKITQKLVSPDVLQGPYGMLISYVIIIISLYLASGIFNFFQSFLGGIVAKKIEIDIRNKVLNNLVDLDMQFYTNKKTGEILTKVIADTATIGDQAQQIPISFLSAIFTFVGAIVILLTISIKLTIVALITALTILVTLLVMFGIFKKITYKVRKVLTNINGDVTDRISVIRLIKSSGTETYEKERFVDIHKIYYKTSLKQVTLSSVIVSFMIMGISSLNIIILLAGIIMMHNQTLVADNSEAIPIIISFVLGINILIFPIMTLVRTFNNLANASTSSIRINELLNEKPQINRNLEQPIGMKTVTGNIIFDNVSFYYPNSDQLILNKFNYHFEQGKSYAFVGETGVGKSTISKLLLRFYDPSMGTIYINADQDLKKINLTSYLQHVGYVEQEPQIFYGTFFENISYGVFKVTKEEVIVACKKAELHDFIIGLKNGYDTILGERGFILSGGQKQRLVIARMFLKNPEVLILDEATSSLDNIMEKEIQENLNQLMKGRTTFIIAHRLSTIKDVDEILVLEKDKGVVQSGNFETLKNQEGRFKALYTAGLMA